A part of Thermus sp. LT1-2-5 genomic DNA contains:
- the hpaC gene encoding 4-hydroxyphenylacetate 3-monooxygenase reductase subunit, whose product MREAFKEALSRFASGVTVVAARAGEEERGMTATAFMSLSLEPPLVALAVSERAKLLPLLEKAGAFSVSLLREGQEGVAEHFAGRPREGVGLVEGRVEGALAVLRCRLEALYPGGDHRIVVGRVEEVELGEMGPPLLYFARGYRRLVWPS is encoded by the coding sequence GTGAGGGAGGCCTTCAAGGAGGCGCTCAGCCGCTTCGCCAGCGGCGTCACCGTGGTGGCGGCGAGGGCGGGGGAGGAGGAGCGGGGCATGACCGCCACCGCCTTCATGTCCTTGAGCCTCGAGCCCCCCCTGGTGGCCCTGGCGGTGAGCGAGCGGGCGAAGCTTTTGCCCCTCCTGGAGAAAGCGGGGGCCTTCAGCGTGAGCCTCCTTCGGGAAGGGCAGGAGGGGGTCGCCGAGCACTTCGCCGGCAGGCCCAGGGAGGGGGTGGGCTTGGTGGAGGGAAGGGTAGAGGGGGCCTTGGCGGTGCTCCGGTGCCGCCTGGAGGCCCTCTACCCCGGCGGGGACCACCGGATCGTGGTGGGGCGGGTGGAGGAGGTGGAGCTTGGGGAGATGGGCCCCCCCCTCCTCTACTTCGCCCGCGGCTACAGGAGGCTGGTATGGCCATCGTGA